One stretch of Emys orbicularis isolate rEmyOrb1 chromosome 7, rEmyOrb1.hap1, whole genome shotgun sequence DNA includes these proteins:
- the CHRM1 gene encoding muscarinic acetylcholine receptor M1, with protein sequence MSSQYAILGEVRPHPSTMNLSNVPPGLNGSQGGPGPILYGGHSLWQVVLIVLMTGILSLVTVVGNLLVMVSFKVNSELKTVNNYFLLSLACADLIIGAVSMNLYTTYIIMGHWALGNVACDLWLALDYVASNASVMNLLIISFDRYFSVTRPLTYRAKRTPKRAAIMIGLAWAISFILWAPAILFWQYFVGERTVPSGNCHLQFLSQPIITFGTAIAAFYLPVTIMIILYWRIYRETENRARELACLQGSESKSIVRPTPNNGPKGGGVGSNCSSERLQPIKVSSAVAKAHTQACCFPSWKKARLYVEQSSNGSWINTEEEEEEDGSPDSLTSSEGEEQPFEVQSVCSVVIRLPMIGSVAQPPLPTQKPTRDREKLAGGPWAGRNGLCRILAQSPAAIESPNMAKKPSNKKISPMKEKGALTAKSHLRKRSKQLSQRKTLSLIKEKKAARTLSAILLAFILTWTPYNIMVLVSTFCQDCVPNSLWKLGYWLCYVNSTVNPMCYALCNKSFRNTFKMLLLCRWDKRRWGKMPKHVVAFHRAPAH encoded by the coding sequence ATGTCATCCCAGTACGCTATTCTGGGAGAGGTGagaccccaccccagcaccatgAACCTTTCTAATGTCCCACCAGGCCTCAATGGCTCCCAGGGAGGCCCTGGGCCTATCCTGTATGGGGGCCATTCTTTGTGGCAGGTGGTGTTGATTGTGCTGATGACTGGGATCCTCTCACTGgtcacagtggtgggcaacctgcttGTGATGGTCTCCTTCAAAGTCAACAGCGAATTGAAGACAGTCAACAACTACTTCCTACTCAGCCTGGCCTGTGCTGACCTCATCATTGGGGCAGTGTCTATGAACCTCTACACCACCTACATCATCATGGGCCACTGGGCCCTCGGCAACGTGGCCTGCGACCTCTGGCTGGCCCTTGACTATGTAGCCAGCAATGCTTCAGTCATGAACCTCCTGATCATCAGCTTTGACCGCTACTTCTCTGTCACGCGGCCCTTGACCTACCGGGCCAAGAGAACGCCCAAGAGGGCAGCCATCATGATCGGCCTAGCTTGGGCCATCTCCTTCATCCTTTGGGCACCCGCCATCTTGTTCTGGCAGTACTTTGTTGGGGAGCGGACAGTGCCCTCAGGAAACTGCCATCTCCAGTTCCTCTCTCAGCCTATCATTACTTTTGGCACGGCCATTGCAGCCTTCTACCTGCCGGTCACCATCATGATCATTCTCTACTGGAGGATCTACCGGGAGACTGAGAACAGGGCCAGGGAACTGGCTTGCCTGCAAGGCTCAGAGAGCAAGAGCATTGTCAGGCCAACCCCCAACAACGGGCCTAAAGGAGGTGGCGTAGGCAGCAACTGCAGCTCCGAGCGGTTGCAACCCATCAAGGTTTCTTCTGCTGTGGCAAAAGCCCACACACAGGCCTGCTGCTTCCCCAGTTGGAAGAAGGCCAGGCTATATGTGGAGCAGAGcagcaatgggagctggatcaatacagaggaggaggaagaggaggacggCTCCCCTGATTCCTTGACATCGTctgagggagaggagcagccctTTGAGGTTCAGAGTGTCTGCTCGGTGGTGATCCGGCTGCCTATGATTGGCAGTGTAGCGCAGCCACCACTGCCAACACAGAAGCCAACCCGGGACCGGGAGAAGCTGGCTGGAGGGCCATGGGCAGGAAGGAATGGCTTGTGCAGGATcctagcccagtctcctgctgCCATCGAGTCCCCCAACATGGCCAAGAAGCCGTCAAACAAAAAGATATCACCAATGAAGGAGAAGGGGGCGTTGACTGCCAAAAGCCATCTGCGGAAGAGGAGCAAACAGCTCTCCCAGCGGAAGACCCTCTCCCTGATCAAGGAGAAGAAAGCAGCCCGAACACTGAGCGCCATCCTGCTGGCCTTCATCCTCACCTGGACACCCTATAACATCATGGTGCTGGTGTCCACCTTCTGCCAGGACTGCGTTCCTAACAGCCTCTGGAAGCTGGGCTACTGGCTTTGCTATGTCAACAGCACTGTCAATCCCATGTGCTATGCCCTGTGCAATAAGTCTTTTCGCAATACATTTAAGATGCTGCTGCTGTGCCGCTGGGAcaagaggaggtgggggaagatgCCCAAGCACGTGGTGGCCTTCCACAGGGCTCCAGCACACTGA